The following are from one region of the Acanthopagrus latus isolate v.2019 chromosome 2, fAcaLat1.1, whole genome shotgun sequence genome:
- the LOC119034191 gene encoding keratin, type I cytoskeletal 9-like, whose translation MENSSERPTDMSRERLIQELEETREQLKKQKTLKEMYINRGKETTRELERLRKYSDDATLSSAKIATQVRDNTRQKKKKDLHKDYEELKVAHLINEEKYQADLQAEKDKNSLLQKELDQISISYNELKVRYETDVTEVRHQVETLRHELQGEAQQRKLLQQQHNELEIAQASSQDKYTAELQVEQQKNNLLQDKIEKISQGYESEVITVRQQAESLQRELEKEVKAHVDTMLRDLQVITNLKAEQNDLRHSMTEEINNLKQKTLEKEEYYERQLEELKSQLTAQVSLSLVLSAELKALKEAEIPEEKPCEQESIVTTSAPELLEVTKIPEEKAREQESIDTVSAPELLEVTKIPEEKACEQESIASAPAFELLDVTQVSEETHPAKSKKSSWKRVRHFLGLRKPQKWKK comes from the exons ATGGAGAACTCTAGTGAGCGCCCCACAGACATGTCTCGGGAGAGACTAATCCAAGAGCTCGAAGaaaccagagagcagctgaaaaagcagaaaaccctgaaagaaatgtacattaacAGGGGGAAAGAAACCACCAGAGAGCTAGAGCGGCTGAGAAAGTACAGCGATGATGCTACTCTCAGCAGCGCAAAGATAGCTACTCAGGTGAGAGACAACaccaggcagaagaagaagaaggatctTCATAAAGATTACGAGGAGCTGAAGGTTGCCCATTTAATCAACGAGGAGAAATATCAAGCTGACCTCCAGGCGGAGAAGGACAAGAACAGTCTTCTTCAGAAAGAACTGGATCAGATCAGTATCTCCTACAATGAGCTTAAAGTCAG GTATGaaactgatgtcactgaagtcAGACACCAGGTTGAGACTCTCAGACACGAGCTTCAGGGTGAAGCCCAGCAAAGAAAACTccttcaacagcaacacaacgaGCTGGAAATAGCACAAGCATCCAGCCAGGACAAGTATACTGCTGAACTCCAGGTGGAGCAGCAAAAGAACAACCTTCTCCaagacaaaatagaaaaaatcaGCCAAGGGTATGAATCTGAAGTCATCACTGTGAGACAGCAGGCTGAAAGTCTGCAACGGGAGCTTGAGAAAGAAGTCAAGGCTCACGTGGACACAATGTTGAGAGACTTGCAGGTTATTACCAACTTGAAGGCTGAGCAAAACGACCTCCGTCACAGCATGACCGAGGAAATAAATAATCTCAAGCAAAAGACTCTGGAGAAGGAGGAATATTATGAGAGacaactggaggagctgaaaagtCAGCTTACTGCTCAGGTCTCTCTCAGCCTTGTCCTCTCAGCAGAGCTTAAGGCGTTGAAGGAAGCTGAAATCCCAGAGGAGAAGCCGTGCGAGCAGGAGTCTATTGTTACTACCTCAGCCCCCGAACTTCTGGAGGTGACCAAAATTCCCGAGGAAAAGGCGCGCGAGCAAGAGTCCATCGATACTGTTTCGGCCCCCGAACTTCTGGAGGTGACCAAAATCCCTGAAGAAAAGGCATGTGAGCAGGAATCCATCGCTTCTGCCCCGGCCTTTGAACTTCTAGACGTGACTCAAGTCTCCGAGGAGACTCACCCAGCCAAATCAAAAAAGTCTTCCTGGAAAAGAGTCCGTCACTTTCTAGGATTGAGGAAACCACAGAAGTGGAAGAAGTGA
- the nlrc3l gene encoding protein NLRC3 produces MDPDTEVERILRQEREDDEDDEEEKKKHQRPPSSYGSMKSDSEEEEEEKECDEESGQAFFPPLPVVLPGSSTHGGTGLQMIRSESPETLYTMTTQQTKPPGAVVIETRSSDLGDLSESDEEDMDEVLVTHSPEPPEPVEFDEAMQTDENSQPGRLHPEQDLPHIFRSVQGVLSGLTPEELYKFKVWFYQWEPAITQQQVMDGDLLDFVDRIMEILGQDRALLHTISSLEQVNKKEEAEELKKKCKRALMRFQLKQYLIRKHQVIREGVVRAGRQNMLDTIYVQPHISTCGYGGIDPSHLFPQQPPSPVQVPSPDTYVDLNNLFRLQKPDGQPVRTVVTTGIPGIGMSVSVGKFALDWSELRANKDLQFIIKLSFRTFWYLRTKNPLPSKKPEMSVMEIIEYFHKECKDTTFLEEEDCKFLIIMDALDCYQAPLDWENAPVINDNHTPAHPDVLIVNIIRGTVLRGARVWVLGRRAAVSQIPPRFVDAVTEIQGFSDEMIDEYLTKRFDGDLPTKIIAHYKRVPMLRILARQPFVSWMVATVFERCFRYRGYGEHPPRLTPFYVSILIVQINRRLQFYYGKGENELKWSTDDKNLVTKMGKMALKMLERNKSVFVEDDLKEYGLKLTEVAVYSGVVTELPAASADGRRTFCFIHYTVQEFIAAVYVFTLFRLENRNVLDSGLLQMPKIFTSKDQTKSAAGLVQCALERTLSAPLGQYDMFLRFLCGMLSPDCHHNQMSGCLFSRNSPKVSGLDEAQRLLEQTIQNAEESNRDRVENLKECLREMIQEDE; encoded by the exons ATGGACCCGGACACTGAGGTTGAGCG CATCTTGAGGCAAGAgagggaggatgatgaggatgacgaggaggagaagaagaagcaccaGAGGCCTCCCTCCAGCTATGGCTCGATGAAGagtgacagtgaggaggaggaggaggagaaggaatgtgatgaagagtctgGACAGGCCTTCTTTCCCCCGCTTCCTGTGGTGCTACCTGGGTCGTCAACTCATGGGGGGACAGG GTTGCAGATGATTCGCTCAGAGTCTCCAGAGACGCTCTACACCATGACCACGCAGCAGACCAAACCGCCAGGAGCTGTAGTCATTGAGACCAG GTCATCTGATCTGGGTGATTTGTCAGAGAGCGATGAAGAGGATATGGATGAAGTTTTGGTAACTCATTCACCAGAACCACCTGAGCCTGTTGAATTTGATGAGGCAATGCAGACTGACGAGAACAGCCAGCCGGGCAGACTGCACCCAGAACAGGACCTGCCGCATATATTCAGG AGTGTCCAGGGTGTTCTGTCAGGCCTCACTCCAGAGGAGCTTTACAAATTTAAAGTCTGGTTTTACCAATGGGAACCAGCCATaactcagcagcaggtgatggaTGGAGACCTTCTTGATTTTGTGGACAGGATCATGGAGATCCTCG GTCAGGATCGTGCCCTGTTACATACAATTAGTAGCCTGGAGCAAGTCAACaagaaagaggaagcagaggaactGAAGAAAAAGTGCAAAAGAG CGTTGATGCGTTTTCAACTGAAGCAGTATTTGATCAGAAAGCACCAAGTCATCCGTGAGGGTGTAGTTCGAGCCGGAAGACAGAACATGCTGGATACAATCTACGTTCAGCCCCATATTTCCACCTGTGGTTATGGAGGAATCGACCCCTCCCATTTGTTCCCACAACAACCTCCGTCACCTGTCCAGGTCCCCAGCCCCGACACTTATGTCGACCTGAACAATCTTTTCCGGCTACAGAAGCCCGATGGTCAGCCAGTCAGGACAGTGGTGACCACTGGAATTCCAGGAATTGGGATGTCAGTGTCTGTGGGAAAATTTGCCCTCGATTGGTCAGAACTGCGTGCAAATAAG GATTTGCAGTTCATCATCAAACTTTCATTTCGAACCTTCTGGTATCTGCGAACCAAAAACCCTCTTCCCTCAAAGAAGCCTGAAATGTCCGTCATGGAAATCATTGAATATTTTCATAAGGAGTGTAAAGACACTACATTCCTGGAAGAAGAGGATTGTAAATTTCTCATCATCATGGACGCGCTTGATTGTTACCAAGCCCCTCTGGACTGGGAG aaTGCTCCAGTCATAAATGACAACCACACCCCAGCACATCCTGATGTCTTAATTGTAAATATCATCCGAGGCACTGTGCTTCGTGGTGCCCGCGTCTGGGTCCTCGGGAGACGGGCTGCTGTCTCGCAAATACCACCTCGGTTTGTAGACGCTGTCACGGAAATACAGggcttcag tgatgaGATGATAGACGAATACCTGACCAAACGCTTTGATGGCGATCTACCAACGAAGATCATTGCACATTACAAGCGCGTCCCGATGCTCCGAATTCTCGCTCGTCAGCCATTTGTCAGCTGGATGGTGGCCACAGTGTTCGAGCGGTGCTTCCGTTATCGGGGATATGGGGAGCACCCCCCGAGGCTGACACCGTTCTATGTCAGCATCTTGATCGTCCAGATCAATCGCAGGCTGCAGTTCTACTATGGGAAAGGGGAAAACGAACTG AAATGGTCCACTGACGACAAGAACCTGGTGACAAAGATGGGCAAGATGGCCTTGAAGATGCTGGAGAGAAAcaagagtgtgtttgttgaagACGACTTGAAGGAGTACGGCCTGAAATTGACGGAGGTGGCAGTGTACTCCGGCGTGGTCACTGAGCTCCCTGCTGCATCTGCAGATGGGAGAAGGACGTTCTGCTTTATACACTACACTGTCCAG GAGTTCATAGCGGCTGTGTACGTCTTCACGTTGTTCCGCTTAGAAAACAGGAACGTCCTGGACTCCGGGTTGTTGCAGATGCCCAAGATCTTCACCTCCAAAGATCAGACCAAATCAGCAGCAGGCCTGGTCCAGTGTGCCCTGGAGCGAACACTGAGCGCCCCACTGGGCCAATACGACATGTTCCTGCGCTTTCTGTGCGGCATGCTTTCCCCGGACTGCCACCACAATCAGATGAGCGGGTGTCTCTTCAGCCGCAACTCGCCCAAGGTGAGTGGGCTGGATGAGGCGCAGCGGCTGCTGGAGCAGACAATACAGAACGCTGAAGAGAGCAATAGAGACCGAGTGGAAAACTTAAAGGAGTGCCTTAGAGAAATGATCCAGGAAGATGAGTGA
- the LOC119034201 gene encoding C-type lectin BML-2-like isoform X1 gives MEICWNSHANHLSQFLCIYISGCQSSGSPNCDVKFSDRLPSTKADWEQLCTGKPGIMNECPQCNGVKIQLKRHPVSGDCLSNSDSGNGLQFYKAPKSWIDALEHCHNQDSSLAEIHNQTVQASVNSSLLNKDSMLNGMWIGLERSIFGRNSTWKWISGTPVGNHCPWNKSYPVDALNHHCGKIIWVAELGQFKWLDACCHEELPFICQSNQIYSVIHFLF, from the exons ATGGAAATCTGTTGGAACTCCCATGCTAACCATTTGTCTCAATTCTTGTGCATTTATATATCAGGTTGTCAGAGTTCAGGGTCCCCCAACTGTGATGTGAAATTTTCAGACCGTCTACCCTCTACTAAGGCTGACTGGGAGCAACTGTGTACTGGAAAACCTGGAAT CATGAATGAATGTCCTCAATGTAACGGTGTTAAGATACAGCTTAAGCGTCACCCTGTCTCAGGGGACTGTCTCAGCAACAGCGACAGTGGAAATG GTCTCCAGTTCTACAAAGCGCCCAAAAGCTGGATTGATGCCCTGGAGCACTGCCACAACCAGGATTCCTCCCTGGCTGAAATCCACAACCAGACAGTGCAGGCCAGTGTGAACTCTTCCCTGCTAAACAAGGACAGCATGCTGAATGGGATGTGGATCGGCCTGGAGCGGTCCATCTTTGGAAGAAACAGTACCTGGAAGTGGATTTCAGGGACACCGGTTGGCAATCATTGCCCCTGGAACAAAAGCTATCCTGTCGACGCCTTGAACCACCACTGTGGAAAGATCATCTGGGTAGCAGAGTTAGGACAGTTCAAGTGGCTGGACGCCTGCTGCCATGAAGAGCTGCCTTTCATCTGCCAAAGTAATCAGATTTACTCAGTTATCCATttcttgttttga
- the LOC119034201 gene encoding C-type lectin BML-2-like isoform X2 — translation MEICWNSHANHLSQFLCIYISGCQSSGSPNCDVKFSDRLPSTKADWEQLCTGKPGIMNECPQCNGVKIQLKRHPVSGDCLSNSDSGNGLQFYKAPKSWIDALEHCHNQDSSLAEIHNQTVQASVNSSLLNKDSMLNGMWIGLERSIFGRNSTWKWISGTPVGNHCPWNKSYPVDALNHHCGKIIWVAELGQFKWLDACCHEELPFICQTPT, via the exons ATGGAAATCTGTTGGAACTCCCATGCTAACCATTTGTCTCAATTCTTGTGCATTTATATATCAGGTTGTCAGAGTTCAGGGTCCCCCAACTGTGATGTGAAATTTTCAGACCGTCTACCCTCTACTAAGGCTGACTGGGAGCAACTGTGTACTGGAAAACCTGGAAT CATGAATGAATGTCCTCAATGTAACGGTGTTAAGATACAGCTTAAGCGTCACCCTGTCTCAGGGGACTGTCTCAGCAACAGCGACAGTGGAAATG GTCTCCAGTTCTACAAAGCGCCCAAAAGCTGGATTGATGCCCTGGAGCACTGCCACAACCAGGATTCCTCCCTGGCTGAAATCCACAACCAGACAGTGCAGGCCAGTGTGAACTCTTCCCTGCTAAACAAGGACAGCATGCTGAATGGGATGTGGATCGGCCTGGAGCGGTCCATCTTTGGAAGAAACAGTACCTGGAAGTGGATTTCAGGGACACCGGTTGGCAATCATTGCCCCTGGAACAAAAGCTATCCTGTCGACGCCTTGAACCACCACTGTGGAAAGATCATCTGGGTAGCAGAGTTAGGACAGTTCAAGTGGCTGGACGCCTGCTGCCATGAAGAGCTGCCTTTCATCTGCCAAA CTCCCACATAA